The Streptomyces hundungensis genome contains the following window.
GCCGGTCAGCGCGGTCGAGGCGCCCTGCTGGTTGTTGGTCAGGGCGGCCGCCCCGGCCGCGTCGCCCTTGGCCCAGGCGGCGAGGAAGTCGGTGGAGGTCTGCTTGATCTCGTCCTCTGCCGGCGGCCCGGTGCGCGCGGGCGCGCCCTGGGTGTGCGTTCCGCCGAGGCCCTTGTCGCCGCCGCCGCCCACCAGGGCGTAACCCCCGTACGCCACGCCGCCGGCGACCACCACGAACGCTCCGCCCACAATGGCGACCTTCGCTGCACTGCGCATCCCGCAGTTCCCCTCCCCAGGAGTCCCCCGAACCCCTTGAACGTGTTCAACGGGTTACTTGGGGGCGACTCTACGGGACGGGAGTGACAGCGGGGCGCGCAGTTGTCCGAACGGTTACCGGAACGCGACCGGTGTCACACCCAGCTGTCCAGCCACATGCGGCTGCGCCAGGAGTCCAGCGGGATCGGCGTACCGGTGTAGATCGGCCAGAAGTACACGAAGTTCCGGTGAGTCGGGGCCTTGCGGCCCCGACCTGCGGATACTAGTGGATTCCGTGTCGTTTCAGGCGGCTTGGGCCGTGTCAGGGCCGTGATCATGGAGACGGGATGCTTGATACATGCCGTCGACCGCCTTCCGGGTGCGCCCTTCGCTGCTCGGCATGAGGTGGGTGTACGTCCGCAGCGTGAAGCCAGGATCGTTGTGTCCGAGGTACGTGCTCAGAGCCCGAATGTTCTCGCCCGCGTCCAGGAGCACGGACGCGTAGAAGTGCCTGAGGGCGTGCATGCCGTGCTCGCGTGCCGACGCGTACCGTTCGCCCTCATCGGGTTCTGGGATGAGGCCTGCGGCGGCAAGAGAGGGTTTCCACATGAAGTCGTTGAAGTAGCTCACGCGGACGTGCAGGCCTTCTTTGCCGCTGAACAGCAGCCGCTTCGTCACCAGGGGCCCGTCAGGGGTCCGCCAGGGCAGTGTGACCGTGATGGGCTCGAACTCCTTCGAGTGGGCCCGCAGCGCGTCGGCTACCGACACAGGAAGCGGTACGTCACGAACCTTGCCGCCCTTGGGGAGGGCGAACACGTACTTCCCCCGGATGCGCTTGAGTTGCTGGCCGACGGTCACCCAGCCGCCCTCATAGTTCAGCTCATCCTCCGAGAGTCCGAAGATCTCGCCCTGTCGCAGACCGCATCCCGCCCCGGGGTCGATGGCTGCGCGGAACCGTTCGGGGAGAGCTGACCGTACGTTGAAGACCTGCGCGGCAGTCCAGGGGACGATGCGCGGTTTGCCCGGTCGGGGCAGCGTGACCGAACGGGCCCGACAAGGGTTCCGGGGAAGGAGGCCGTCCTCTACGGCTGCGTTAAGCGCGGCGGAGACCGTGCTGACGATGATGCGGCGGTGTGATTCCGCCGGCACCGTGGCTTCGAGCGCGCCGATCCAGTCCCGGATGTGCTCGGGCTTGAACGATCCGATGGGCCGTGAGCCGAGGTGCGGGTACGCGTGCAGCCTCAGACGACGCTCGGCCGCCTCGCGGCTGTTGACTTCTCCCGTGTGGTTCTTCACCCACTTCTCGGCGTACTGTCGGAACGTGGTGCGGGCGGCCTTGGGGTCGATGTACTGGCCGCGTGACATGTCGGCCTCGATGTTGGTCAGCCACTTCTCAGCTAGGCGCTTCTGCCCGTCGCGGAAGCTCTTGGACTTCTCGGTGCCGTCGGGCCCGACGTAGCGGGCGCGATAGCGGAGACCGGTTCCGTGGCGGTCGGTCTTCTCACGGATGGTCTTGCCGGTGGCGTCAGTTTCGGTCCTGTACCAGCGGTCTTGGATATGGCCAGCCATGGGGGCTGACTCCCTTCTCGGTAGTGGTGCGGAGACGTTCCTCAGGGAGGCGGAGACAGGGGCTCCCGGGGCGTTCCTGAGGGGCATTTAGAGGGCTCTGGGAGCGCGCCTCCCTGCCTCCCTGCGTAGCTGTCTGCGCTGGTCAGGCGGAGGGAGGCAAGGCAGGGAGGCGGTGAGGGAGTTCTCCCTGCCTCCCCCGTCCGGCGGGCCGTGCCTCCCTGCCGTTCGTGGTGTCCGCCGGAGCCCGGCGGGGAGGCAGAGACAGAGGTTCCGAAGGCCTTCCAGAGGGGGGTTTCGGGAAGGGCGAGACGGTGCCTCCCCGCCTCCCCAAACCGCCGTTTGTGCTGCTCAGTGCGGGGGATGCGGGCCGGGGAGGCGGTTGGGGAGTTCTCCCCGCCTCCCCCGTCCGTCGGGTGGTTCAGGCCGCGTCGGTGAGGGCGGTCTGTTCGGCGACCCAGCGGGCCACGGCCGTGGGGTCGTAGCGGACGTGCTTGCCGACGCGGAAGCCGGTCGGCCCGACGCGTTTGCGGCGCCACTGGTAGACGGTCTCGACGCTCGGGAGGCTGAACATCACCACGAGGTCTTCCGGGGTGAGGTAGCGGTCCGGGAGGCCGGACCGGAGGGTGTCGCGCGGGTCGCTGGGCATGGCGGTGGTGACTCCTCGTGTCCGTGGCGCGGTATCGGGGGTCGTGCCGGGTGCCGGTCCTAGAGAGTTGGTGTATCCCAGCGTCCGCAGCGTCCTAGCGTCCGCACGCCCGCGTTCGTGCTGCTCAACTCGGGTGCGAGGTGCGGACGCTGGTGCGGAAGCTGCGGACGCTGGACGGCTGTAGCGTCCGCAGCTTCGCCGTGTCCGGGCCGCTAGTGTGCGGCCCGGCTTGGAGGGTTCTCCGGTGGCGTCAGTGCTGGTCGGGGAAGGTTTCGCCGCTCCCGGCGGGGGTCACGTCGGGCCAGAGCGGGTCTGCGGGGGTGTGGACGCTGGCTCGTCTGCGGGGTCGGTGCGGGTGAGGATCAGCAGCTTGTGGCGGTGCCGGTCTCGGCTACGTTGCGTGTCGTCCACCGTGATGCCGATCGACCTCAACAGCGGTGCGAGGCGCTTGAGTCGGCCGCCTGCGCGCGTGGCGTCCTTGGGCCAGCCCGGCGGCCGGGAGCCGCCTGGCGGTGGGAGCTGTTCCAGGAGTTGAGCTGCGGTGCCCTGCCACGTTCCGGCTTCCTCGACCAGCGCGGCCACGGCGTTGCCGAACGGGTCGCCTTCCAACGCGTCGCCTGCGACGTTGGCGGATGTTGCCAGGTAGGAATCCAGAGTCTGCCAGCCCTGCACCTGGTCGACGGCCGCGAGGATGCGGGCGAAGTCTGCCATGCGCGGCATCGAGTCGAGCCGAACCGTCGGCAGAATCGCGAGCACGCACGCGAGCAGCTCGCACAGGGCCCCGAGGATGGCGGGGCGGACCGCCTCGAAGGTGGCGTCCAGTTCTTCCTCGGTGCGGCGCCGGTCTTCCTCGATCAACTGGAGATCGAGCATCAAGAGCCGCTCGGCCAAGTCGCCCGCCAGGGCTCCCGCGTCGATGGTGGTCATCGCCAGCACCCGCCGGAATGAGAGGACCACCACGTCGTCATCGGTGTACAAGGCTCGGTCCACGATCCCGTCGCCCGTGACGGCCTTGCACAGGGTGTCTGAGAGCCACGGCGGAATAGTTGAGATGTTGTCCAGGCACAGCGCCCACGAGTTGAAGGCCTGCGCGGACCACGCCTTGATGTCCCGTGGCTGGCTCCGCTTGGACGCGGGGGACGGGTCGATGAGGTTCACGACCATCTGCGCGGTCTTCGACTTGCCCGTGCCCTGCTCGCCTTTGAAGGTGAGCACCGGGTGCGGGATCGTCGGAATCCACGCCGCGACCAGCCACGCCACCAACTGCCGGAACGTGGACTCATCCATGTTCAACAGGGCGTGCAGCTTGGCCAAGCCGTCCCCGTCTAGTACCGGGGTGGGCATCGGGGCCATGGCTCCGGAGCGTCGGAACAGGGCGGGGGAGCGGGCGACCACGTGCCAGCCGTTGCCCCCGGAGATGGTGACGGCCCGGCCGTCGGCGGTTCCGAGATCGAGGACGATTCGGCCGGCGGGGTCGCCCCCGACCCGCAGATGCACCGGCACCGGGTCGTTGTCTTCTGCGATCCCTTCGAGGACGGTCATCGCGTCCGCGAGTGCGGACTGGGAGGCCACGTCGCCTTTGAAGGTGTCGGCGTAGAGCCGGGCGAGCCGCTGGCGCAGGCCTGCCCGGCCGCGCAGCGGGAGAGCGAGGTTCGGTCCGTCGATGGCGACCGCGTAGGGGCGGCCGTCGCTCGACATGGCGAACGTGTAGCGCTCCCGTGCCAGGGCGACCAGCCGCACGGCGGCCGACGGCTTCTTGCCCCCACCGTCGCCGCCCGGCGCGGGGCTCGGCGTGGTGGCGCCCAGAGAGTTCACGGCGGTGCCGTTGACGGGGCGGGTATGCCCGTTCGCGGGCTTGGTCGTGGGCGTGGTCATGCCGCCTCCTTCAGGGCCGCGCACGGCTCGATCGGGCGGCGTGCGCACAGGCGGGTACGGGTCGACTGGACGACTCGATCGAGAGGCTCGCAGTGCTGGTGAGCACCCGACCGTTCACGATGAACGCCCGACTGTTCACGGTGAACGCCCGACTGTTCACGGTGTTCACGAGGGTGTTCATCCGACTGTTCACGGGTCGGGTCGGCCGACTGCCGGGCGTGAGCGAGCCGGGCCAGCAACAGCCAGTCGACCCGATCGAAGACGCTGGTAGTCGAGTCGCTGAACACCGTGAACGCGTCCGTGAACGGCGGGGTGTTCACGGACGGGCGGGAGCCGACCAGTCGGGGTGTGACGAGGGTCGTCACACAGGTCAGAGCCTCGCGGTCGGCGGCAGCGAGTCGAGTCGGGGGTTGCGTCGGGTCGGTCGACCAGAGCAGCAACAGGGCGAGCGAGAGCGGGAGCCGGTCGGCCTTGCGGGTGTTGCACGGTCGGCAGGCCAACACCAGGTTGCGGGCCGACCAGGTGCGCAACAGGGAGAGCGGGGCGACGTGATCGAGAGTGGCCTCCCGCAGACTCGCGAACGAGCGACGACAGTACGTACACCGCATCCCGTCGCGAGCCGCGAGCTGCGCCTTACGACCTCGTCGGCGTGCGGAGTTCAGGCGGGTTCCCTGACGAGTCACGCCGCCACCGCCATGTCTGAGGCGGTCAGGGCTCGCAGCGCGGACGCGCACGCACCCAGCACGGGCAGGACCCGGTAGCGCGGTACATCCAGGCGCCGGGCCACGTCCGTGATGTTCAGCCCCTGGCCCACGTGCAGCAGCAGGGCCCGGCGGCTCACCTCATCCATCCGCAGCAGGGCCGCGCGCTGAGCGGCGCTCATCCGTGCCAGCTCCTCGCGCTCCCACCGGGGAAGCGACTCCTCCGCCACCGGGTCCGCCGACAACTCGGGGTTGTCGATCTGGATCAGCAGTAGGGCCGTTTCCACGAGCCGGTTGGCCGTCGGGTAGCTGCATCCCATGTGTTCGGCCAGCCGCCGCATGGGCATGTCTTCCAGACGCAGCAGCAGGGCCGAGCGCTCGCGCTCCGGAAGCCTGGCCATCATGGCGTCCAGGTAGGCGGGCAGCGTCGTACGCGCGCACCCGCTCGGCAGCACGGGGCACAGCACGTTGCAGGTCACCGGGTCCGTCCAGTCCACGGGCTTCTCCGAGGTGGACCCACGGCGGAAGTACTGGTGAACCTCCGTCTTGACCCGTCCGAACAGGAAGATCCGGCGCTCATCCTCGCTTAGGTTCTCGGCCGCCATAAGCGGCTTGGTGGTCTCCCTGGCCACGGCCACCCATACGTCCTGCGTGAGGTCTTCGGCCAGTTCACGCGCCTTGGCGCCGCTCATCCCGCAGTTCATCAGCTTGCGAGCCGTGTAGCTCTCCAGACGGCTCCCGCCCCATTCGGCGTACAGCTCAGCCAGCCGCTCCGACTGCTTGGGCGTGAGAGCGATGATCTCGCCCCGCTCAAGCTTCCGCCCACCGGGACCATTGCCCCCGGACGTGATCCGCTCGGCCCTACGTTCCTGCGTGGTTCCAGGCATCATGGAGATACCCCTTCGGGGTCAGGGGAGCGGCTGCTTGCTTGGCGGTAGGAAGCCGCTCCCTGCTCAGCGAGCCCTGGCTTTGGTCAGGGCTTTCGTGCTGATTGCCACCGCGAGAGCGGCGACCATCTATAAACTAGTCTGCACTAGTCTGCGCTAGTTGGCAAGGCTTGCGGAGTAGCGTGCGCTAGTTCGTTCTAGTGGGTACTCTCAGGGCATGACTGTCACAGCGGGCCCGAAGACCAAAGCCGCCCAAGTCGCTGACGCTCTGCGTGAGGACATCAAGAGAATGAAGCCGGGTGACCGACTGCCCACGCAGCAAGACTTGGTAGAACGCTTCGGCTTCGCTGGCCAGACCATCCAGAACGGACTGGCGGTGTTGCGTGCCGAAGGGCTGATCGAGTCGGCGGGGAACCTCGGCAACTTCGTCACGGGCGGCGAAGTGAGGGAAAACGTGCGCGACGACGACATCAAGGAAATCCGCTCCCAGATTCAGGCGTTGGCTGAACGAGTCGCAGCGCTGGAGTCGCGCTCCGAATCAGGTGGTGCGTGATCTGTATCCACCATGGAGCGAACGGAACGTGTGGGGTAGGTGACGGGCCGGGGTCGACTTCGACGCAGGCGGGGACACCACCGGCGTCCCCCTGCTGTCCCCTTGCCTGTCCCCGGGGGTAACAGGCAAGACTCGCAGTAGGCACTCGAAGGAGGGCACATGGTCGACGACAGGCCCGCATGGGCACGGCGCATGGCTGCTGAGCGGGCGGCGCGCGACTGGTCGCAGCGTGATGCGGTGAAGGCGCTTCGGGCGCATGCTCCTACCGAGTTGCCAGGTGAAGAGAGCATGATCCGGCAGTGGAAGCGCTGGGAGGCTGGAGCCTTCCCGAACGACTTCTATCAGCCCATCATCGCGGCCACGTTCGGCACCGTGACACACGCACTCTTCCCGGCGCCCAGTCGGCGGGATGGTAACGGGGAGATCTTGGCTGCGAGCGGTATGGAGACGCTGGAAATCGTCAGCCGCCTCAACCGTTCCGATGTGAATGACGCGACGCTTGACGCTCTGCGGATCACGGCCGATCGGCTCTGCTCCGAGTATCCGTTCATGCCGAGCGCTCAGCTACTGATCGAGGGGCGCCAGTGGCTGCGGCGTGTCGTTGAGCTGCACTCGAAGAGCCTCACGCTGGCTCAGCATCGCGAAGTGCTCGCCTTGTCGGGTTGGTTGGCGCTCTTGGTCGGCTGTGTCGAGTACGACTCTGGCGACCGCCACGCCGCAGATGCGACTCGAAGGGCCGCCCTTTCCATCGCGACCGAAGCCGAAAATGCCGAAGTTGCCGGGTGGGCGCACGAGATGAGGGCCTGGTTCGCGCTGACGACCGGTGACTATCGCGGTGTCATTTCGGCGGCACAGGCGGGAACCGAAGTGGCCGGCAACCACGGCGTGGCGGTTCAGCTCGCTGGCCAGGAAGCCAAAGCCTGGGCCCGGCTTGGCGACCGTCGGCAGGTCGAGGTGTCGCTGGACAGGGGGCGTCGGCTTCTCGAAGGGATGCCCCACCCTGAGAACCTGGACAACCATTTCGTGGTTGACCCTGCGAAGTTCGACTTCTACTCCATGGACTGCTACCGACTGGTCGGTGAGGACAAGCTCGCGCGAAACCTCGCTGAGGAAGTGCTCCGCGCGGGTACGGACTTCGACGGTACCGAGCGGTCCCCGATGCGCAATGCCGAGGCGCGCGTCACGTTGGGCGTGACAGCCGCGCGTGAGGGCGACCTGGATCAGGCACTCATCATGGGGGAGCGGGCGCTTCAGGGTGATCGGCAATCCGTTCCGTCTCTGCTAATGACCAGCCGCGAACTCGCTGCTGAAGTCAGGAAGCGGTACAACGCCGAGCCCGCCGCACAGGACTACTTGGCCCACCTGCGGGCCCTGGGGGAGGAGAAGCCCGGCTTCCTGCCCCGCTAGTCGCTGTAAGTGACAGCGTCTTTCGCTCCCTAGCGGCGACGCCGTACCCTCTTGAGCCCGGTTCACCCATGAAACCGGGCTCCAGCTCTAGGGCTTGCTAGGTGCTATTCGCCTGATCAAGGGGCGAATGGAGTGCTAGCGGGGTTGCTAGACCTAGCGACTCGTGATGCTAGACCTAGCAGCGGTCGGCTCGCCTTTACTGGCTACGCAGAGCGATAGAAGGAGCGGCCTTGGCCGCACGACCTTTGGCAGCTCACTGCGTTCGCGCGCGATGGCGCCGGGAGATCCTGCGGACCGTCGCGCTCTCATGCTGGTCCCGGTGGACACGCCGAAGAGACCACCCACCCCGGCGGCGCGGGAGGGTGGTCTCTTCGCTCTCATAGAGGCTTCAGCGTCCGCACCCCCTCCCCCTCTAAGAGCCGCGTTGACCTGCGCGAAGGCGCTCTTAGTAACGGAGGGTGTGCGGACGCTGCGGACGCTAGCGGACGCTAAACATTCTGTTTAGCGTCCGCACTTAAAGCGCAGGTCAGAGGGGGTGCGTGGTGCGGCGCGGACCCTGCGGACGCTATCTTCCATCAACTCTCTAGGACGAGCAGAGGGGAGGCCTTCCAAGGGGCAGCGTCGCGGAACGGATAGCTGTCTGCTCTCCTCCTGAAAAGCCCTGGGGAGCCACGCAGGGGGCGTCTGTCGGGGCCGCCGTCTTCCCCTTGGAAGGCCGTCAGCAACAGCAAGAGGAGCACGGGCGCGGCGTGCTCCTCTGGATTGCTTCCTTGGCGTCGCACACGGCCGTGGTCGCCCCTGTGGTCCGCGCCTCGCCCTTGTCGCCTGTCGCCTGTCTCACGACGAGTGCGCTTGGCAGCTTGTCGCGAGGGCGAAAGAGGGCCCTGACCTGGGAGGCGACAAGCGACAAGACAAGCGACAAGACAAGCGACAAGACAAGGCGGACGACAAGCCAGCGCTGCCGCTGCGACAGACGAGACGAGCCCCCGCCTGGGTGCTCCTCTTGCCTGGACCGGTGCTCACGCCTGTTCGCACCGCCGCTACTGCCTAGTGGCTAGTGGCAACCCGGGGGAGGGGCCGTGCAGGGTCATGAGGAGCGCCTTCACCAGGGCTTTGGGCAGTAGGCGCTAGCCAGTAGGCACTAGCCACTAGGCAGTAGAACGGCAATCCAGGGGGGCAGCCCGGTCTGGCCGGCGCACCGGCCAGACCCCTCACTGGGGCGCGCTACTGGGTAGTGGGGTCCCCAGTAGAAACGCCCTGACAGGGCCCATGAGCGGGCTAGTGGGGTGTCCTACTGGGTAGTGGGGCGACACCCCACTACCCAGTAGCCCGCCGTCAGAGCATTCGCCACGAGGGGCTGCGGCGCCTGAGAGTCGCCCGCCCGAAGGGCGGTCCTTCTTGCTCTTCGCCAGAGGCCAGCTGGGCCGCCTGTGGGCCGCCCGAGGGGGGCCGGTGACGACTACTGACGACAGGTAACGACGGGGCGGCATCGCCATCAGCGACACCGCCCCTGCCCAAGTTCCCAGCTAGACCCAGCTGTCCAGCCACATCCGGCTGCGCCAGGAGTCCAGCGGGATCGGCGTACCGGTGTAGATCGGCCAGAAGTACACGAAGTTCCACACGATCAGCAGGACGAGCACCCCGGCCCCGATCGACCCGAGCGCGCGCCGGCGCTCCGGGGCGCCCGGTGGCCCGATGATCGCGCCGACCATCATCGCCACCGCCAGACACAGGAACGGCACGAAGACGACCGCGTAGAAGAAGAAGATGGTCCGCTCCTGGTACAGGAACCAGGGCAGATACCCGGCGCCCAGGCCGCACGCGATCGCGCCCGCCCGCCAGTCGCGCCGGAAGAACCAGCGCCACAGGACGTACAGGAGCGCGAAGCAGCCGGCCCACCACAGCAGCGGGGTGCCGAGCGCGATGACCTCGGATGCGCACTTGCCGCCCGCGCCCGAAGGGCAGCCGTCCGAGCCGGGGTTGGGGCTCTCGTAGTAGTACGAGACGGGCCGGCCGAGGACCAGCCAGCTCCACGGGTTGGACTGGTAGGTGTGGCCCTCGGTGAGGCCGACGTGGAAGCTGTAGACCTCGGTCTCGTAGTGCCAGAAGCTGCGCAGGGCCGCGGGCACCCAGCTCATGTCGAACTGCGGCAGGTGGTTGATGGTGCCGATGACCGGCAGCTTGACGTGGTCGGGGGAGAGGCCCGCGCGGCCGTCCGCCCAGTGCCGCCCGTACCCCTTGTCGGTGGCGAACCAGCCCGTCCACGACACGAGGTAGGTGAGGATCGCGACCGGCACCGTGGAGAGGAACGCGCCGATCGCGTCCCGGCGCAGGACCACCCGGTAGGGGCTGACCGCGCCCGCCGTGCGCCGGGCGCCCGCGTCCCACAGGACGGCCATCACACAGAAGAAGACCAGGATGTACAGGCCGTTCCACTTGGTGCCGCAGGCCAGGCCCAGCATGATCCCGGCCGCGATCCGCCAGGGCCGCCACCCGAACCGCACACCGGCCGCGATCGCCGCGTCCGGGCGCAGCAGCCCCTCCTCGTCCTCGGGGAGCGCGGCCGCCAGTCTCGCCCGGGCGCGGTCGCGGTCGATCAACAGGCAGCCGAAGGCCGCGAGCACGAAGAACATGACGACCGTGTCGAGCAGCGCGGTGCGGCTCATCACGAAGTGCAGGCCGTCGACGGCGAGCAGCGCACCCGCCAGACAGCCCAGGAACGTCGAGCGGAACAGCCGGCGCCCGATCCGGCAGAGCATCAGCACCGACAGGGTGCCGAGCACGGCGACCATGAAGCGCCAGCCGAACGGCGTGAAGCCGAACAGCTTCTCGCCGATGCCGATCAGATACTTGCCGACCGGCGGATGCACCACGTAACCCGGCGCGGTCGGCACCGAGATGAGGTCCGGGTTGGCGAGGATCGACTTGTCGATGTCCTTGGGCCAGTCGCCCTCGTAGCCGTGGTTGATGAGCGTCCAGGCGTCCTTGGCGTAGTACGTCTCGTCGAATATCACCGCGTGCGGGGAGCCCAGGTGCCAGAACCGCATGACGCCCGCGACCAGGGTCACCAGGAGCGGCCCCACCCACGCCGACCAGCGCACGATGCGCGCCGCGGCGAGCGGCCCGATGCCGAGCACCGTCCACAGCTGCCCGGCGGGCCGCGTGTACGGCGGCACCAGGCGCTCGCGCAGCCCGGTTCTCGGCCGCACGACATGGCCGAACCGGCGCATGTGGTGCTGCCAGGAAGGCGGTTCGTCCCCGGCATCGTGGCCCGGCAGGGTCGGTGGCGCAGTACTGGTCACCGCGCCATCGTAGGGAACTCCCCTGTGGGAGTCCCGTGGGCCGGGCCCGCCGGGCCCGGCTCGGCGGGGGAGGGGCCGGTTTCCGGGGGTCAGTTCTTCGGCGGCTTGACCCAGCCCTTCTTCACCAGCTGGTCGCAGTGCCACTTGCTGTAGGAGGCGGACTCGCCCTTCTGCTTGGTGGCCTTCATGCAGTCCTTGTAGGAGTACGGCGGTGCGGGCTTGGAGACCGGGGCGGCGCTCGCCACCGGAGCGGCCACGCTGATGGCCACGACCGCCGTGGCCAGGGCAATGCTCAATCGACGCATGGGAGTTCCCTTCTCGCTCAACACGGGACGTTCGTGAACGCCAACGATCCTGGTCGTCCTATGACACGACCCCGTGGTCGCGGGATCCTGCCCACCCGACGCCCGCCAGGGTTGAGCTGCCGTGGGGGCACGCGGATCCCCCGAACCCCGAGGGGGCGAAGGCGTGGGAGTATCTCCATCCGACGGGAGGTCGGCCCCGGGCTCGGCGGAACAGAGTAAAAGTGCAGGTGAGAAGGCGGTCATGGGCAGCACTGGAACACTCGTACTCGCAGGCACCCCCATCGGCGACACCGCGGACGCCCCGCCCCGGCTCGCCGCCGAACTGGAGCGGGCCGACGTCGTCGCCGCCGAGGACACCCGTCGCCTTCGCCGGCTGACCCAGGCGCTCGGCGTGCACATCCAGGGCCGTGTCGTGTCGTACTTCGAGGGCAACGAGTCGGCGCGCACCCCCGAACTGGTCGAGGCCCTCGAAGGCGGGGCCCGGGTGCTGCTCGTCACCGACGCGGGCATGCCGTCGGTCTCCGACCCCGGCTACCGCCTGGTCGCGGCCTGCGTCGAGAAGGACATCAAGGTCACGGCGGTACCGGGGCCGTCCGCGGTGCTGACCGCGCTCGCCCTGTCCGGGCTTCCCGTGGACCGCTTCTGCTTCGAGGGCTTCCTGCCGCGCAAGGCCGGCGAGCGCCTCGGCCGGCTGCGCGAGGTCGAGGGCGAGCGGCGCACGCTGGTCTACTTCGAGGCCCCGCACCGCCTCGACGACACCCTCGCCGCGATGGCCGAGGTGTTCGGCGCCGAGCGGCGCGCGGCGGTGTGCCGGGAGCTGACCAAGACGTACGAGGAGGTCAAGCGCGGCCCGCTGAAGGACCTGGCGGCGTGGGCGGCCGAGGGGGTGCGCGGCGAGATCACCGTCGTGGTCGAGGGCGCCCCCGAGACGGGCCCCGCCGAGCTGGACGCCGACGAGCTGGTGCGGCGCGTCCAGGTCCGCGAGGAGGCGGGCGAGCGGCGCAAGGAGGCCATCGCGGCCGTGGCGGCCGAGACCGGTCTACCCAAGCGCGAGGTCTTCGACGCGGTGGTGGCGGCAAAGAACGCGGCACGTCAGAGCCCCGCGGACGGTAAAGGACTATCGTAAAAAGTAAAACGCGGGCCGCGCACCGGGGCGGAGAAAAGCGCCCAGGCCTAGGAAAGGCCAAGACCACACCAACTCTCGACAGCCCCTGATGCGTTTTGGCAGCGAAAGGCGTCTCCTGGATCGGGGGACCTTTCGCCCCCGCTCGTAAAGAGCGCTCGTAAGAGCTTGTCCAGCGGACAAGAGGAGCCGGCACATGAGTGAGATCGCTGAGACCACGGCACACGAGGCGTATGCCTTCGCGTGCATGCGGTGTGGATACGGCTGGGAGCAGGCGTACGAGATAGAGCACCACGTGGACGCCACGGGCCAGGCGTTCGTCGTCTACAAGGCCAACGGCGACCGGGTGCCCTCCCCGCTGTCCGCCCCCACCTGCCTCAACTGCGGCGGACACGTGGTGCGCATCATGCGCTCCGGACGGGTGTCGTCCGCGCAGCAGGGGATGATCCAGCACCGCGCGCCCGCGCCCACCCAGCCCTCGCCCGGACCTCAGGACGAGGTCGGCGCCACCACCAAGCCCGAACACCACTGGCACCTGTCGGACCTGCTGCACCCCTTCCACCGCAAGTGACCGGCTCCCACCCGCTGTGAGCGGCCCGGGCGGAGGGGCCGGGCACGCGGAAAATGCGGCGCGCGCCTTTTCGTAGGATCGGCGCATGAGTGCCGCCAAAGATGCCCCGCCGCCCCTGCCCGAACCGCTCGGTGTGGAGGTGGCCGACTCGCACACCCACCTGGACATGCAGGACGGCACGGTCGAACAGGCCCTGGAGAAGGCCGCGGCCGTCGGCGTCACCACCGTCGTCCAGGTGGGCTGCGACGTGAAGGGCTCCCAATGGGCGGCCGACACCGCCGAGGCGCACGCCGCGGTGCACGCCGCCGTCGCCCTGCACCCCAACGAAGCTCCCCGCATCGTCCACGGCGACCCCGACGGCTGGTCGCGCCAGGGCGCGCGCGGCCCCGGCGGCGAAGGCGCGCTCGACGCGGCACTCGGCGAGATCGAGCGGCTCGCGGCGCTGCCCTGGGTCAAGGCGGTCGGCGAGACGGGCCTCGACTACTTCCGCACCGGGCCCGAGGGCAAGGCCGCCCAGGAGCGTTCCTTCCGGGCGCACATCGAGATCGCCAAACGCACCGGCAAGGCC
Protein-coding sequences here:
- a CDS encoding helix-turn-helix domain-containing protein, with the protein product MPSDPRDTLRSGLPDRYLTPEDLVVMFSLPSVETVYQWRRKRVGPTGFRVGKHVRYDPTAVARWVAEQTALTDAA
- a CDS encoding tyrosine-type recombinase/integrase — protein: MAGHIQDRWYRTETDATGKTIREKTDRHGTGLRYRARYVGPDGTEKSKSFRDGQKRLAEKWLTNIEADMSRGQYIDPKAARTTFRQYAEKWVKNHTGEVNSREAAERRLRLHAYPHLGSRPIGSFKPEHIRDWIGALEATVPAESHRRIIVSTVSAALNAAVEDGLLPRNPCRARSVTLPRPGKPRIVPWTAAQVFNVRSALPERFRAAIDPGAGCGLRQGEIFGLSEDELNYEGGWVTVGQQLKRIRGKYVFALPKGGKVRDVPLPVSVADALRAHSKEFEPITVTLPWRTPDGPLVTKRLLFSGKEGLHVRVSYFNDFMWKPSLAAAGLIPEPDEGERYASAREHGMHALRHFYASVLLDAGENIRALSTYLGHNDPGFTLRTYTHLMPSSEGRTRKAVDGMYQASRLHDHGPDTAQAA
- a CDS encoding winged helix-turn-helix domain-containing protein — translated: MTVTAGPKTKAAQVADALREDIKRMKPGDRLPTQQDLVERFGFAGQTIQNGLAVLRAEGLIESAGNLGNFVTGGEVRENVRDDDIKEIRSQIQALAERVAALESRSESGGA
- a CDS encoding ATP-binding protein; translation: MTTPTTKPANGHTRPVNGTAVNSLGATTPSPAPGGDGGGKKPSAAVRLVALARERYTFAMSSDGRPYAVAIDGPNLALPLRGRAGLRQRLARLYADTFKGDVASQSALADAMTVLEGIAEDNDPVPVHLRVGGDPAGRIVLDLGTADGRAVTISGGNGWHVVARSPALFRRSGAMAPMPTPVLDGDGLAKLHALLNMDESTFRQLVAWLVAAWIPTIPHPVLTFKGEQGTGKSKTAQMVVNLIDPSPASKRSQPRDIKAWSAQAFNSWALCLDNISTIPPWLSDTLCKAVTGDGIVDRALYTDDDVVVLSFRRVLAMTTIDAGALAGDLAERLLMLDLQLIEEDRRRTEEELDATFEAVRPAILGALCELLACVLAILPTVRLDSMPRMADFARILAAVDQVQGWQTLDSYLATSANVAGDALEGDPFGNAVAALVEEAGTWQGTAAQLLEQLPPPGGSRPPGWPKDATRAGGRLKRLAPLLRSIGITVDDTQRSRDRHRHKLLILTRTDPADEPASTPPQTRSGPT
- a CDS encoding HNH endonuclease; this encodes MTRQGTRLNSARRRGRKAQLAARDGMRCTYCRRSFASLREATLDHVAPLSLLRTWSARNLVLACRPCNTRKADRLPLSLALLLLWSTDPTQPPTRLAAADREALTCVTTLVTPRLVGSRPSVNTPPFTDAFTVFSDSTTSVFDRVDWLLLARLAHARQSADPTREQSDEHPREHREQSGVHREQSGVHRERSGAHQHCEPLDRVVQSTRTRLCARRPIEPCAALKEAA
- a CDS encoding sigma-70 family RNA polymerase sigma factor; this translates as MMPGTTQERRAERITSGGNGPGGRKLERGEIIALTPKQSERLAELYAEWGGSRLESYTARKLMNCGMSGAKARELAEDLTQDVWVAVARETTKPLMAAENLSEDERRIFLFGRVKTEVHQYFRRGSTSEKPVDWTDPVTCNVLCPVLPSGCARTTLPAYLDAMMARLPERERSALLLRLEDMPMRRLAEHMGCSYPTANRLVETALLLIQIDNPELSADPVAEESLPRWEREELARMSAAQRAALLRMDEVSRRALLLHVGQGLNITDVARRLDVPRYRVLPVLGACASALRALTASDMAVAA